The Bacillus alveayuensis sequence TGCGATAGAAGATTATGAACAAATGAATTTTGATAAAGAAAACAGACATTTTTTGGAAAAAGCGATCGACCATACGATATGGAATGCGAAAACATTTGCAGTTGTGAATACGATTACAGACATTGCACCATTACTCGTTATTTTATATGCCGGTTATCAAGTGATTGATGGCAATTTGACAATTGGGACGATGGTTGCCTTTATTGCTTACATAGATCGACTATATAACCCTTTAAGAAGACTAATTAATTCCTCCACTACATTAACCCAGTCAATCGCTTCCATGGATCGTGTGTTTGAATTTATGGATGAACCTTATGATATCGTGGATAAAAAAGATGCAATAGAAGCGGTCGGTATTGAAGGGACGATTGAATTTGAAAATGTGTCTTTTCAGTACAATGAACATGAGCCTTTCGTTCTTGAAAAGGTTAATTTAAAAATTGAAAAAGGGGAAACAGTCGCTTTTGTTGGAATGAGCGGTGGCGGGAAGTCGACACTAGTCAGTTTGATTCCGAGATTTTATGATGTAACAGAAGGACGAATTTTACTAGATGGAGTAGACATTAGAGACTATAAGGCAAGATCAGTCCGCAACCAAATCGGAATGGTTTTACAAGACAACTTCTTATTCAGTGAATCAGTAAAAGCGAATATTTTAATCGGAATGCCTGATGCAACGGAGGAAGAGGTGATTGAAGCGGCAAAGGCCGCAAATGCTCACGATTTCATTATGAACTTGCCGCAAGGTTATGATACAAAAGTAGGGGAAAGAGGCGTGAAATTATCTGGGGGACAGAAGCAGCGCATTGCGATAGCCCGAGTATTTTTAAAAAATCCACCTATTTTAATTATGGATGAAGCAACCTCTGCACTAGATTTAGAAAGTGAACACCTTATTCAGGAAGCACTTGAAAAGCTAGCAAAAAATCGCACAACGCTTATTGTGGCTCACCGTCTCTCAACGATTACTCATGCTGATAAAATTGTCTTAATAGAAAATGGGAAAATTGTTGAAATGGGAACTCATCAAGAGTTGATGAATGAAAAAGGAAATTATTTCAAGTTATTCCAAATTCAGCAGCTTGATTAATCGCGCCAATTTGTGAAAGGGAGTTCGCGAATTGGCAAAAGATATGATAAAGCCCGAAACAGCAGTTGTTTCGGGCTTTTGCATCGATGCTTTGTCAAACTACATAATGAAACAGCACATCATGTTTTGATTTCATCCGTAATAGACAAATCATTTTCTTTTTTATGAAAGTGCTGGTAGCTGTTTATTAGTGTATTTAAATGCTCAAGATGATCGTGATAATCGATAATGGAAGCAACTAAAGGCAGTAAGTTATGAAAACAACTTGTATCTTTGCAATTTTTTTCATAATTTAAAAACGTTTGGACAAGATTTTCTTTATGGAATGTATTTTTTAAGAGTATTTCACTCGTTTTATCTGCTTTTATTTTTTTGGCAAACTTTAATAATGCTTGTTCATGATGGTTTAATAGGACATCGAGCTCCGCAATAAGAATTTCTTGAAATTCAATAGGTGTTTGATGCAGCTCATTTTCTAAACGATGAAGCTTTCTTAATGTATAAAAAGCTCGATTTGTTGTTGTGATCAGTTGACGATACAAAACAAGTTTTCGGGATTTTGGATAAATTTTCGCTTTCGAATAAGTTCTTTCTTCTTTATAAAGCAAAAATAGCTGATCAAGTTTAATCAGTTGATCCTTTATACGATCAATATCTCCTTTTAATGTTCCATATTCGGAGGCTTGCCGAAGGCTCATTCTAATCCATTTAATAATTTCTTCCGTGATATTAGAAATTTTATAATATAATCTTGCTTCATATTTCGGTGGCATAAACACTAAATTGACAATAAAGGCAGATAACACTCCGAGCAAAATTGTTAAGAAACGACTTCCTGCCACAAATGTAAAATTCTCTCCTGTTGCTTCTAAAATGGCGATCGCTGTTACGAGAGCAATGGATATCGTATTTTCCAATTTTAATTTTAAACAAATTGAAATAATGATGACAGCAACTAATCCAACCATAAACGGATTGGAACCGAAAAAAAGACCGAACAATACGGCAATTACTGCACCAATAATATTTGCCTGAATTTGTTCGATTACAGTCTGATAAGATTTGTAAATAGATGGTTGAACAGCGAATATCGCTGCAATTCCAGCAAAGGCTGGTGACGGAAGTTGTAACAGTGTTGCTAATGTTAAAGCCATCGTAATGGCAATCCCAGTTTTTAAAATACGGGCTCCAAGTTTCATGTCGTTACGATATGTCATCCTTTCATGGTGAAGCTTCACCTTATTCAATTTCATTTTATTATATTTTGTTTCAGATTAAACAATTAAGTAATATACATTGTTTATAGGGATTATTCAAGAAGAAAATGCTGTTTGAAAAAATTTTAGGGGGCTAGCGGTAAAACTTATTCTAGTTTTAGAGCTGAATTTGTCGGTTTTGGCACATAATCTCTCGG is a genomic window containing:
- a CDS encoding subfamily B ATP-binding cassette protein MsbA (product_source=KO:K11085; cath_funfam=1.20.1560.10,3.40.50.300; cog=COG1132; ko=KO:K11085; pfam=PF00005,PF00664; smart=SM00382; superfamily=52540,90123; transmembrane_helix_parts=Inside_1_19,TMhelix_20_42,Outside_43_56,TMhelix_57_74,Inside_75_134,TMhelix_135_157,Outside_158_161,TMhelix_162_184,Inside_185_248,TMhelix_249_271,Outside_272_580), which encodes MDSIKRYLKFVKPYRLQIMMTIIIGLLKFGLPLLIPLLLKYVVDDILSANMSHADKIEQLFWVMGITFFIFLVIRPPIEYYRQYFAQWTGSKILYDIRDQLFTHLQKLSLRYYANTRAGEIISRVINDVEQTKSFVITGLMNLWLDLMTIFIAVAIMFTMDVTLTFISIILFPLYGFAVKFFYGRLRKLTRTRSQALAQVQGYLHERVSGMPVIRSFAIEDYEQMNFDKENRHFLEKAIDHTIWNAKTFAVVNTITDIAPLLVILYAGYQVIDGNLTIGTMVAFIAYIDRLYNPLRRLINSSTTLTQSIASMDRVFEFMDEPYDIVDKKDAIEAVGIEGTIEFENVSFQYNEHEPFVLEKVNLKIEKGETVAFVGMSGGGKSTLVSLIPRFYDVTEGRILLDGVDIRDYKARSVRNQIGMVLQDNFLFSESVKANILIGMPDATEEEVIEAAKAANAHDFIMNLPQGYDTKVGERGVKLSGGQKQRIAIARVFLKNPPILIMDEATSALDLESEHLIQEALEKLAKNRTTLIVAHRLSTITHADKIVLIENGKIVEMGTHQELMNEKGNYFKLFQIQQLD
- a CDS encoding uncharacterized membrane protein YgaE (UPF0421/DUF939 family) (product_source=COG4129; cog=COG4129; pfam=PF06081; superfamily=47807; transmembrane_helix_parts=Inside_1_23,TMhelix_24_46,Outside_47_55,TMhelix_56_78,Inside_79_84,TMhelix_85_116,Outside_117_125,TMhelix_126_148,Inside_149_365); translated protein: MTYRNDMKLGARILKTGIAITMALTLATLLQLPSPAFAGIAAIFAVQPSIYKSYQTVIEQIQANIIGAVIAVLFGLFFGSNPFMVGLVAVIIISICLKLKLENTISIALVTAIAILEATGENFTFVAGSRFLTILLGVLSAFIVNLVFMPPKYEARLYYKISNITEEIIKWIRMSLRQASEYGTLKGDIDRIKDQLIKLDQLFLLYKEERTYSKAKIYPKSRKLVLYRQLITTTNRAFYTLRKLHRLENELHQTPIEFQEILIAELDVLLNHHEQALLKFAKKIKADKTSEILLKNTFHKENLVQTFLNYEKNCKDTSCFHNLLPLVASIIDYHDHLEHLNTLINSYQHFHKKENDLSITDEIKT